The Saccharopolyspora gloriosae genome has a segment encoding these proteins:
- a CDS encoding long-chain fatty acid--CoA ligase, whose amino-acid sequence MTATEVQAERDEIEAAIEGRTVPSLLAEIARSRPDAPAFATADEKWTWSQVHGRVLNIAAALRSLGLVPGDVLGVMASNRPEHILADLGASTLGATTTTLYATLAPEQIRHVVVDSGAKVVVVEGEDAWRRWLPVLGEPTELGVVITLGEIGDARPEGFTGRILSWEEFLELGTAADDGSFSPEDPLLQEQMCPDPDDIAVLIYTSGTTGASKGVELSHRALLYEVEALARAAGLPDHVVSLSYLPLAHIAERVLSVYLPLRSGGETHFCASVKELPKRLAEVRPTILFGVPQVWDKLRTGIESKIAEQGGARGKLGAWALRAAEAGVHPEATESQKMLARLAHRAVLHRIPVALGLDRCAVRAVGAAPLPPGLERFFAGLGMGLTGVYGLSETCGAAVMHRAGDPRRPGTVGTAMPGVELRLTGAGEVLVRGPLCASGYRNLPEADRELFTMDGYLRTGDLGSLDDDGMLRITGRQKEIIITAGGKNISPVTVESLLVEHPLIEQALVHGDGRPYLVALLSPDAEALRKWADQRGLADADRAELLANPELREEIGQAVALANSRLARVEHVRAWEFAPTQWSEDEGELTPTRKVRRAVVVKHNREHLDALYPR is encoded by the coding sequence ATGACCGCGACCGAGGTCCAAGCCGAGCGGGACGAGATCGAGGCGGCCATCGAAGGCCGGACCGTGCCGAGTCTGCTCGCAGAGATCGCCAGGTCCCGGCCGGACGCCCCGGCGTTCGCCACGGCCGACGAGAAATGGACGTGGTCGCAGGTGCACGGCCGGGTGCTCAACATCGCGGCGGCGCTGCGGTCGCTGGGCCTCGTGCCCGGTGACGTGCTGGGCGTGATGGCGAGCAACCGCCCCGAGCACATCCTGGCCGACCTGGGCGCCTCGACGCTGGGGGCGACGACCACGACGCTGTACGCGACGCTGGCGCCGGAGCAGATCCGGCACGTGGTGGTGGATTCCGGTGCGAAGGTGGTCGTCGTCGAGGGCGAGGACGCGTGGCGCCGGTGGCTGCCGGTGCTGGGCGAGCCTACCGAACTCGGCGTGGTGATCACGCTCGGTGAGATCGGCGACGCCCGCCCGGAGGGGTTCACCGGGCGGATCCTGAGCTGGGAGGAGTTCCTGGAACTCGGGACGGCGGCCGATGACGGTTCGTTCTCCCCCGAGGACCCGTTGCTGCAGGAGCAGATGTGTCCGGACCCGGACGACATCGCCGTCCTGATCTACACCTCCGGCACCACCGGTGCCTCCAAAGGCGTCGAGCTCAGCCACCGCGCGCTGCTCTACGAGGTGGAGGCGTTGGCGCGGGCCGCGGGACTGCCCGACCACGTGGTGAGCCTGTCGTACCTGCCGTTGGCGCACATCGCGGAGCGGGTGCTGTCGGTGTACCTGCCGTTGCGCAGCGGCGGGGAGACGCATTTCTGCGCCAGCGTCAAGGAATTGCCGAAGCGGCTCGCCGAGGTGCGCCCGACGATTCTGTTCGGCGTGCCGCAGGTGTGGGACAAGCTGCGCACCGGCATCGAGTCGAAGATCGCCGAGCAGGGCGGTGCGCGCGGAAAGCTGGGCGCTTGGGCGTTGCGCGCGGCCGAGGCCGGCGTTCACCCCGAGGCGACCGAGTCGCAGAAGATGCTGGCACGGCTGGCACATCGAGCCGTGCTGCACCGGATCCCGGTGGCGCTGGGGCTGGACCGGTGCGCGGTGCGCGCGGTCGGTGCGGCGCCACTGCCGCCGGGACTCGAGCGGTTCTTCGCGGGCTTGGGGATGGGACTGACCGGCGTGTACGGCCTGTCGGAGACCTGCGGCGCCGCCGTGATGCACCGCGCCGGTGATCCGCGGCGTCCGGGCACCGTCGGCACGGCGATGCCGGGTGTGGAGCTGCGGCTGACCGGTGCGGGCGAGGTGCTGGTGCGCGGGCCGTTGTGCGCCTCCGGTTACCGCAACCTGCCCGAGGCCGACCGGGAGCTGTTCACCATGGACGGCTACCTGCGCACGGGTGATCTGGGGTCGCTGGACGACGACGGGATGCTGCGGATCACCGGACGGCAGAAGGAAATCATCATCACCGCGGGCGGGAAGAACATCAGCCCGGTCACCGTCGAGTCCCTGCTGGTGGAGCACCCGCTGATCGAGCAGGCGCTGGTCCACGGCGACGGCCGCCCCTACCTGGTGGCGTTGCTGTCGCCGGACGCGGAGGCGCTGCGGAAGTGGGCCGATCAGCGCGGGCTGGCCGACGCGGACCGAGCGGAGCTGCTGGCGAATCCGGAGCTGCGCGAGGAGATCGGTCAAGCCGTGGCGCTGGCGAACTCGCGGCTGGCTCGGGTG